From the Marinomonas sp. THO17 genome, one window contains:
- the xthA gene encoding exodeoxyribonuclease III, with amino-acid sequence MKFVSFNINGLRARPHQIEALVSKHQPDVIGLQETKVHDEAFPHEIPQSIGYHAYYYGQKSHYGVAIFSKQEAIEVEYGFPGDEEDAQRRMIIATFATPQGKVKVINGYFPQGESRDHETKFPAKRKFYADLMAYLANHRTDEKIIVMGDVNISPTDLDIGIGENNAKRWLKTGKCSFLPEEREWFNSLLDWGFTDTYRHLNPNKNDRFSWFDYRSKGFDDEPKRGLRIDVILASKALAPFIQEADIDYELRGLEKPSDHAPIWTEFTL; translated from the coding sequence ATGAAATTTGTTTCTTTTAATATCAATGGCCTACGCGCCAGACCCCATCAGATAGAAGCCTTGGTTAGCAAACATCAACCTGATGTCATTGGACTGCAAGAAACCAAGGTTCATGATGAAGCCTTTCCCCATGAAATACCTCAATCCATTGGCTATCATGCTTATTATTATGGTCAAAAATCCCATTACGGTGTGGCTATCTTCTCAAAACAAGAGGCAATAGAAGTAGAATACGGTTTTCCAGGAGACGAAGAAGACGCCCAGCGTCGAATGATCATTGCCACCTTTGCGACACCACAAGGCAAGGTGAAAGTCATCAATGGTTATTTTCCACAGGGTGAAAGTCGAGATCACGAAACCAAGTTCCCTGCCAAACGTAAATTTTATGCGGACTTAATGGCTTACTTGGCAAACCATAGAACAGACGAAAAGATCATTGTCATGGGTGATGTCAACATATCGCCTACCGACCTCGACATTGGCATAGGTGAGAATAATGCCAAACGCTGGTTAAAAACGGGAAAATGCAGCTTTTTGCCAGAAGAAAGAGAATGGTTTAACAGCTTATTAGATTGGGGATTCACCGACACCTATCGTCACCTTAACCCTAATAAAAATGATCGTTTCAGCTGGTTTGATTATCGCTCAAAAGGGTTTGATGACGAGCCCAAGCGTGGTTTAAGAATTGATGTCATATTGGCTTCAAAGGCTTTGGCCCCATTTATTCAAGAAGCAGATATAGATTATGAACTACGAGGTCTTGAGAAACCTTCGGATCATGCGCCAATTTGGACAGAATTTACCCTATAG
- a CDS encoding metalloregulator ArsR/SmtB family transcription factor, which yields MTNNTMTMQEMITQSAQAAVFLKALSNENRLLVLCHLLEGEMSVTALNEKLPLSQSALSQHLAVLRKDGLVTTRRESQTIYYSLGDQKVKTLIDTLHTLFCPTL from the coding sequence ATGACAAACAACACAATGACAATGCAAGAGATGATTACTCAGTCTGCGCAAGCGGCAGTATTTTTGAAAGCATTAAGTAATGAAAACCGTTTACTCGTTTTGTGCCACCTACTGGAAGGTGAAATGTCCGTCACTGCTCTCAATGAAAAGCTTCCCTTGAGCCAGTCCGCATTGTCTCAGCATCTTGCTGTGTTACGCAAAGACGGTCTTGTCACAACCAGAAGAGAGTCTCAAACTATTTACTACAGTCTAGGAGATCAAAAGGTCAAAACCTTAATAGACACCCTTCATACTTTATTTTGTCCAACTTTATAA
- a CDS encoding alpha/beta hydrolase encodes MTDLYCLPGTMCDERLWQPLQSLLNDVNLFHQVIPVAFSIDDILSELAESLPDTPFHLLGFSMGGYLATAFALRFPSRIKSLVVLSNLASGLLESEKQQRLVALNWVRKQGYSGIPRKKAQAMLGRHAAKNDDLVELIQAMDKTLGEKILLQQLTASLERPDLQNEIVQASFPVTVMTGGEDALLPEQDKQRYIAENRIRYIEIAEVGHMLPLECPQQIASILQQALVVSS; translated from the coding sequence GTGACAGATCTATATTGTTTGCCTGGTACCATGTGTGATGAAAGGCTATGGCAACCTCTGCAAAGCCTTCTTAATGATGTGAACTTATTTCACCAAGTCATACCGGTTGCGTTTTCTATAGACGACATATTGTCTGAATTGGCTGAATCTCTTCCTGATACGCCTTTTCATTTGCTGGGCTTTTCCATGGGAGGGTATTTGGCAACGGCTTTTGCTTTGCGTTTTCCCTCGCGAATCAAAAGCTTGGTGGTGCTTTCCAATTTAGCATCGGGCTTACTTGAAAGTGAAAAACAACAAAGGTTAGTTGCCTTAAATTGGGTTCGTAAACAAGGTTATTCCGGTATCCCACGTAAAAAAGCCCAAGCAATGTTAGGTCGTCATGCGGCAAAAAATGATGACTTGGTTGAATTGATTCAAGCTATGGATAAAACCTTGGGTGAGAAAATATTGCTGCAACAATTAACAGCCAGTTTAGAGCGGCCGGATTTACAGAATGAAATAGTACAGGCTTCTTTTCCTGTGACTGTGATGACTGGAGGTGAAGATGCCTTATTGCCTGAGCAGGATAAACAAAGGTATATCGCGGAGAATAGGATCCGATATATCGAAATTGCAGAGGTAGGGCATATGTTGCCTTTAGAATGCCCGCAGCAAATCGCCAGCATTCTTCAACAAGCCTTGGTTGTGTCATCCTAA
- a CDS encoding DNA ligase, with product MLARLFLIWLCFSLPSQILAQTPVQLATVFEDDVDVCEYLVSEKFDGIRAIWTGSELISRHGNPINAPRWFTDKLPNIWLDGELWTQRKDFSRIMSIVRKKQPVDQEWQHIQYMIFDAPDRERHLTFEQRYARYKRILEHLNLPHVKPVEHFTVKTIEELYEHLDRYVADGAEGLMLHRKMAVFESGRSDNLLKLKPYEENEAKVVAILAGQGKYKGMMGSILVEMPSGLRFKIGSGFTDQERANPPKVGDHVIYKHSGLTDRGIPRFAVFQKLRYAEY from the coding sequence ATGTTAGCAAGACTCTTTTTAATCTGGCTGTGCTTCAGCCTTCCTTCCCAAATACTCGCACAAACACCAGTTCAGTTGGCCACTGTATTTGAAGACGATGTTGATGTCTGTGAATATTTAGTGAGCGAAAAGTTCGATGGAATTCGTGCGATATGGACAGGATCCGAGTTGATTAGCCGTCATGGCAATCCCATTAATGCTCCAAGGTGGTTTACAGATAAGTTGCCAAATATCTGGTTGGATGGCGAGTTGTGGACGCAGCGCAAGGACTTTTCCAGAATTATGTCTATTGTTCGCAAGAAACAGCCAGTGGATCAAGAATGGCAACATATCCAATACATGATCTTTGATGCGCCGGATCGGGAGCGCCATTTGACCTTTGAACAAAGGTATGCACGTTATAAACGCATACTTGAACACCTTAATTTACCTCATGTTAAGCCTGTTGAGCACTTCACGGTTAAGACAATTGAAGAGCTTTATGAGCATTTGGATCGGTATGTGGCTGATGGCGCCGAAGGTCTCATGTTACATCGTAAAATGGCTGTTTTTGAAAGTGGTCGTTCAGACAATTTACTTAAACTCAAACCTTATGAAGAAAATGAAGCCAAAGTCGTTGCCATATTAGCAGGGCAAGGAAAATATAAAGGTATGATGGGCTCGATATTGGTGGAGATGCCATCTGGCCTAAGGTTTAAAATTGGTAGTGGTTTTACTGATCAAGAAAGGGCGAATCCTCCAAAAGTGGGTGACCATGTGATTTACAAACACAGTGGTTTAACGGATCGCGGCATACCTCGCTTTGCGGTATTTCAGAAGTTAAGATACGCTGAATATTGA
- a CDS encoding lipase family protein gives MLISSKLARCFSYRRLTMLPRHLFIIFCLFNLLFLLPKAYAQINFKQLSQFAKLSSDTYIETLTKSELGDTLKQQGQQLIHQAVLPNSDVLYFLSQNKQAQTLAIRGTANLNNVILDLTVSLQFDQALGVQLHTGFAQAAQQVLQDVRPYLDKDIPLAITGHSLGGAIAVVLAMYLEAEGHPIESVVTFGQPKVTNLSGAKKFADMPLLRIVTEQDIVPLVPPISPLQIQNLDIFWHMGKEIILLGKHQFSVTSGIKSALRATKFSNQLPSEANLRAHQISRYIILLDALSTKEEEVPYRMEINLFGISID, from the coding sequence ATGCTTATTTCCAGTAAGCTTGCCAGATGTTTCTCTTATCGTCGCTTAACCATGTTACCACGTCATCTTTTTATTATTTTCTGTTTGTTCAATCTTCTATTCTTGTTGCCAAAAGCCTATGCTCAAATCAACTTCAAGCAACTGAGTCAGTTTGCCAAATTGTCATCTGATACCTATATTGAAACACTGACTAAAAGTGAACTAGGCGATACACTTAAGCAACAGGGTCAACAGCTGATCCACCAAGCGGTCTTACCTAATTCTGATGTGTTGTATTTTTTGTCACAAAATAAACAAGCACAAACTCTCGCCATTCGCGGCACAGCTAACCTCAATAATGTCATATTAGATTTGACCGTATCTTTACAATTTGACCAAGCATTGGGTGTGCAATTGCATACTGGCTTTGCACAAGCTGCACAACAAGTATTGCAAGATGTTCGCCCATACTTAGACAAGGATATACCGCTCGCCATTACTGGCCACAGTTTAGGCGGTGCCATTGCCGTGGTGCTGGCCATGTACTTAGAAGCAGAAGGCCACCCTATTGAATCCGTGGTGACCTTTGGTCAACCTAAGGTCACCAACCTCTCGGGGGCAAAAAAGTTTGCAGATATGCCGCTACTACGCATCGTCACAGAGCAAGACATAGTTCCTTTGGTACCTCCGATAAGCCCACTGCAAATCCAAAATTTAGATATTTTTTGGCACATGGGAAAAGAGATTATTTTATTGGGCAAGCATCAATTTTCAGTAACAAGTGGCATCAAGAGCGCATTGCGAGCCACTAAGTTTAGTAATCAATTACCAAGTGAAGCCAACCTTAGAGCTCACCAAATAAGTCGATATATCATCTTACTTGACGCTTTGAGCACCAAAGAAGAGGAAGTTCCTTATCGAATGGAGATTAACCTATTTGGCATTTCCATTGATTAG
- a CDS encoding ATP-binding cassette domain-containing protein codes for MSLLSLEQVSVAFGHNPLLSKINFSADAGERVAIIGRNGAGKSTFLKVVSGEQIPDEGVVRLEGGMRIAQLPQELPEANHKSVRQVVSEGAGEVHELMTRYFALLEDTSQDHADELSHIQNELDRLQGWDLEQRVNHMIQRLALPADKLMSELSGGWRRRVILAQALISAPDVLLLDEPTNHLDVPTIEWMEQQLLQFRGLILFITHDRRFLEKLANRIVELDRGNMLSFKGSMDEFLVYKDKLLEEEERANALFDKRLAEEEVWIRQGIKARRTRNEGRVRALKAMRVERSERINRQGNAKMTIESKEKSGKLVAEFTQVSHAFADKVILQPMDFMVNRGDRIGLIGPNGCGKSTFLKILLGDLTPSSGKVRQGTKLNVAYFDQLREQLDPEKTVAENVGEGKDTIEINGNTKHVIGYLGDFLFPPERARTPVKALSGGERNRVLLAKLFTKPANLLVMDEPTNDLDVETLELLEELLMNYDGTLLLVSHDRAFLDNVVTSVIAFEGQGHVNEYVGGYQDWIRQGGKFPTESTSQTSDNKVTEKNTKPDVEANATSKNASASKVKAKLSYKLQREFDAMPDTIAALEAELENFQEITSAADFYMGDAQKVQDTLTKMAEKEQELESTMERWLELEEMQNG; via the coding sequence ATGAGTCTATTGTCATTAGAACAGGTTAGTGTTGCCTTTGGTCATAATCCACTGCTGTCAAAAATTAATTTTTCTGCCGACGCCGGTGAACGAGTTGCCATTATTGGTCGTAATGGTGCAGGCAAATCCACCTTTTTAAAAGTCGTATCAGGAGAGCAAATTCCTGATGAAGGTGTGGTGCGTTTAGAGGGCGGAATGCGCATCGCGCAATTACCTCAAGAATTGCCTGAAGCCAATCATAAAAGTGTGCGTCAGGTAGTGAGTGAAGGTGCAGGTGAAGTACACGAATTAATGACGCGCTATTTTGCTTTGTTGGAAGATACCAGTCAGGACCATGCTGATGAGTTAAGTCATATCCAAAATGAGCTGGATCGCTTGCAAGGTTGGGATCTTGAACAGCGCGTTAATCATATGATCCAACGTTTGGCTTTACCGGCAGACAAATTAATGTCGGAATTGTCTGGTGGTTGGCGTCGTCGTGTTATTTTGGCTCAAGCGCTTATTTCTGCACCGGATGTATTACTGCTGGATGAGCCAACCAACCATTTAGACGTGCCGACCATCGAATGGATGGAACAGCAGTTATTGCAGTTTCGTGGTTTGATCTTGTTCATTACCCATGACCGTCGCTTCCTTGAAAAATTAGCCAACCGTATTGTCGAGTTAGATCGTGGCAACATGCTGTCGTTTAAGGGCAGCATGGATGAGTTTTTGGTTTATAAAGATAAGTTATTGGAAGAAGAGGAACGCGCCAATGCCTTGTTTGATAAGCGTCTTGCCGAAGAAGAAGTGTGGATTCGTCAAGGTATCAAAGCGCGTAGAACCCGAAATGAAGGTCGAGTCAGGGCCCTAAAAGCCATGCGTGTAGAGCGGTCTGAGCGTATCAATCGTCAAGGCAATGCTAAGATGACGATTGAGAGTAAAGAGAAGTCGGGTAAGTTGGTGGCGGAATTCACTCAAGTCAGTCATGCTTTTGCAGACAAAGTAATACTGCAACCTATGGACTTTATGGTGAATCGTGGTGATCGAATTGGTCTGATTGGTCCAAACGGTTGCGGTAAGAGTACCTTCTTAAAGATTCTATTAGGGGATTTGACGCCAAGCTCTGGTAAGGTGCGCCAAGGTACTAAACTGAATGTGGCTTACTTTGACCAACTACGTGAACAGCTTGATCCAGAAAAGACGGTTGCTGAAAACGTTGGTGAAGGCAAGGATACCATAGAAATAAATGGTAATACGAAACACGTTATTGGTTATTTGGGGGACTTTTTGTTCCCACCAGAACGCGCGCGAACGCCTGTGAAAGCCTTGTCTGGTGGGGAGCGTAACCGTGTGTTATTGGCTAAGCTCTTTACTAAACCTGCCAACTTATTGGTAATGGATGAACCTACCAATGACCTTGATGTGGAAACCCTTGAGCTATTGGAAGAACTCTTGATGAATTACGATGGTACCTTATTGTTAGTCAGTCACGACCGGGCTTTCTTGGATAATGTGGTGACCAGTGTGATTGCCTTTGAAGGGCAAGGTCACGTTAATGAATACGTTGGCGGTTATCAAGACTGGATTCGTCAAGGTGGTAAATTCCCAACGGAATCTACGTCTCAAACCTCAGACAACAAAGTGACTGAAAAAAACACTAAGCCTGATGTTGAAGCAAATGCCACTTCGAAGAATGCATCGGCGAGCAAGGTGAAAGCCAAATTAAGTTATAAATTACAGCGTGAATTTGATGCCATGCCAGATACCATTGCGGCATTGGAAGCAGAACTGGAAAACTTCCAAGAAATCACCAGCGCCGCGGATTTTTATATGGGGGATGCTCAGAAGGTGCAGGATACCTTGACGAAAATGGCCGAGAAAGAACAAGAGCTTGAGTCCACAATGGAGCGCTGGCTTGAGTTGGAAGAAATGCAAAACGGATAA
- a CDS encoding efflux RND transporter periplasmic adaptor subunit, translated as MELKSKAGMITALCIAGGLVAWMTLGGNGIISSPHQTQIPQETMVTSTDKAQENKLAYSVQAKTLSAQIIEIHLPLSGQTMANDTLVLSNHYQGKITRLNVEKGDFVTQDQSLLEIDSRTLKSQIEQAKLLIQQRELELDGMKKLNEGNLSSKVNLAQAQTDLASAKANLQSLLVDLEDANLKAPFAGIINTLDVKQGQVLSVGSQVATLVSLNPIKISVNIPQNKIQQIQLGTIGKVQLESGYQAEGTVSFINAMANESSRTVQVEIEVPNPDNKIAAGLTASVDFVLEKQKAHAFSPALLTLDDSGHTAVKIIDIDNKVKIVPVVIVKSERDQVWVKGLPNNVNIITVGQGFVAAGDSVDAHYQN; from the coding sequence ATGGAGTTAAAAAGTAAAGCGGGTATGATCACAGCACTTTGTATCGCTGGTGGTCTTGTTGCTTGGATGACGTTAGGTGGGAATGGGATCATCTCAAGTCCACACCAAACACAGATTCCACAAGAAACCATGGTCACCAGTACCGATAAGGCGCAGGAAAATAAACTCGCTTACTCAGTTCAAGCCAAAACCTTAAGTGCTCAAATAATAGAGATTCACCTCCCGTTAAGCGGTCAAACCATGGCCAATGACACTTTGGTATTGAGCAATCATTATCAGGGCAAAATCACGCGCCTCAATGTTGAAAAAGGTGATTTTGTAACCCAGGATCAAAGCCTCTTAGAGATCGACTCTCGCACTCTGAAAAGCCAAATCGAACAAGCCAAGCTGTTAATCCAGCAAAGAGAACTTGAACTCGATGGCATGAAAAAACTCAATGAGGGTAACCTCAGTTCTAAAGTCAATTTAGCGCAAGCGCAAACCGATCTGGCTTCCGCAAAAGCCAATTTACAGAGCTTGCTGGTAGATTTGGAAGATGCCAATTTAAAAGCCCCTTTTGCCGGCATTATCAACACATTAGATGTTAAACAAGGGCAAGTTTTGTCAGTAGGATCACAGGTCGCCACCTTGGTATCCCTTAATCCGATCAAAATAAGCGTCAACATTCCGCAAAACAAAATCCAGCAAATTCAACTTGGTACGATAGGCAAAGTTCAGTTAGAGTCAGGCTATCAAGCCGAAGGTACAGTGTCTTTTATCAACGCTATGGCCAATGAATCCAGCCGTACGGTGCAGGTGGAAATAGAAGTACCCAACCCTGATAACAAAATCGCGGCGGGATTAACTGCCAGTGTGGATTTTGTCTTAGAGAAACAAAAAGCGCATGCTTTCTCGCCAGCCTTGTTGACTCTGGATGACTCAGGTCATACCGCCGTAAAAATCATTGATATCGACAACAAGGTCAAGATAGTACCTGTGGTCATCGTCAAATCTGAACGTGATCAAGTGTGGGTAAAAGGGCTACCAAACAATGTCAATATTATTACTGTAGGACAAGGTTTTGTGGCCGCTGGCGATTCAGTTGACGCCCACTACCAAAATTAA
- a CDS encoding efflux RND transporter permease subunit translates to MQTLIEAALARSRTVLMFFVLVLIMGTVSYIEIPKESDPDITIPMAYVSVSLDGISPEDADSLLVHPLEKELQGLEGLKELKSTASESHASIMLEFESGVDIDQAISDTRDKVDRAKSELPEDADEPTVTEINLSTFPVIRVNLSGNVDFATLSRTAQHLQDSIEAIDGVLEASISGDRDQQAQIIVRPEQLESYNLSLTEVANFVSGNNRLVAAGNLDTGAGRFSLKVPGLLKTKEDILNLPVKVDGDQVVLLGDIATGELTFEDPNSYARVNGKRSITLGVSKRVGVNIIETIESVKAVVEQESRSWPDGVEYSLTGDKSVDIETSLNDLFNNVLAATLLVMIVIVWALGVRSAILVGLAIPGAFLTGILLLNIQGFTINIVVLFALILSVGMLVDGAIVVTEYADRKLAEGASKRQAYSEAAKRMAWPITASTATTLAVFMPLLFWPDIVGEFMRFMPITIIATLSSSLIMALIVLPTIGSIIGKKGAYSDKTMHTLRITETGNLADLKGFTGLYGRVLTRLVEYPIWVLLFTIALMICIFAGYGKFGKGVEFFPDIEPESANLDIRARGDLSLDEKDILVKQVEDQILGTPELKSVVVRSYATPDNNSAPDSIGSISMEFIDWYERPSASIILDQIREKTKQIPGIEVSAEKEQGGPQSGADIQLQLSSSYSEALNQAANQITKELLQRDEIVSVSDDRSLPGIEWRIDINREEASRYGVDVNSLGNVIKLVTTGLTLSDFLPEGADDKIDIVLRYPVNQRNLEQLDQLQIPTNQGSIPASNFIERYAAPKQGVVNRTEGKKTITIDADVVDGLVVDEVIKQIKAKLDASDLGETVDYEFRGNTEEQQKSMVFLTKAFGVAFFIMAIILVTQFNNFFQCLLILSAVIFSTMGVFIGLMVKGQPFGVVMSGVGVIALAGIVVNNNIVLIDTFNGLRKQGMKVREAAIRTGVQRLRPVLLTTITTILGLVPMVFQLNIDLVNQALSIGAPSAQWWTQLSTAIAGGLTFATPLTLILTPCLLVLGYRRKERKQQEVLLAAESLTSEANTNDEQTPIHAS, encoded by the coding sequence ATGCAAACTCTTATTGAAGCCGCCTTAGCTCGTTCTCGTACTGTACTGATGTTTTTTGTATTGGTGCTCATTATGGGCACAGTGTCTTATATTGAAATTCCTAAGGAAAGTGATCCTGACATCACGATTCCTATGGCCTATGTGTCTGTTTCACTCGATGGCATATCCCCAGAAGACGCTGACAGCCTTCTGGTTCATCCTTTAGAAAAAGAGCTACAAGGTCTAGAAGGATTAAAAGAACTCAAGTCAACGGCCTCAGAAAGCCATGCTTCCATCATGTTGGAATTTGAGTCAGGGGTTGATATTGACCAAGCCATCAGTGATACGCGTGACAAAGTTGACCGAGCCAAAAGCGAGCTACCAGAAGACGCCGATGAACCAACCGTCACCGAAATCAATTTATCCACTTTCCCTGTAATACGCGTCAACTTATCCGGTAATGTGGATTTCGCCACCTTGAGCCGTACCGCACAACACTTGCAAGATTCCATTGAAGCCATCGATGGTGTGTTAGAAGCCAGCATCAGTGGTGACCGAGATCAGCAAGCGCAGATTATTGTTCGCCCGGAACAATTGGAAAGCTATAACCTTTCATTAACGGAAGTGGCGAATTTTGTTTCAGGCAATAATCGCCTTGTAGCGGCAGGTAATTTGGATACTGGAGCAGGTCGTTTTTCTCTAAAAGTGCCCGGTTTATTAAAAACCAAAGAAGACATTCTTAATCTGCCTGTAAAAGTAGACGGCGACCAAGTTGTTTTATTGGGTGATATCGCCACAGGTGAACTGACGTTTGAAGACCCTAACAGTTACGCTCGAGTAAATGGTAAACGCAGCATTACACTTGGCGTATCTAAACGAGTGGGTGTCAACATTATTGAAACCATTGAATCCGTAAAAGCGGTTGTAGAACAAGAAAGTCGAAGCTGGCCAGACGGCGTCGAATACAGCCTGACAGGCGATAAGTCGGTAGACATAGAAACCTCGTTAAACGACTTATTTAATAACGTTCTTGCCGCCACATTACTGGTGATGATTGTCATTGTTTGGGCGCTTGGGGTTCGCAGTGCGATTTTGGTTGGCTTGGCCATTCCGGGAGCCTTTTTAACTGGAATTTTGCTGTTAAATATTCAAGGTTTTACCATCAATATAGTGGTGTTATTTGCGCTTATTTTGAGTGTCGGCATGTTGGTTGACGGTGCTATTGTTGTCACTGAATATGCCGATAGAAAACTGGCCGAAGGCGCTTCAAAACGCCAGGCTTACAGTGAAGCAGCAAAGCGAATGGCATGGCCCATTACCGCATCTACTGCCACTACATTAGCGGTATTCATGCCATTATTATTCTGGCCAGATATTGTTGGTGAATTCATGCGCTTTATGCCCATCACCATCATTGCGACCCTATCCTCGTCATTAATCATGGCCTTGATCGTGCTTCCCACGATTGGCTCTATTATTGGTAAGAAAGGTGCTTACAGTGATAAAACCATGCATACTTTGCGTATCACTGAAACAGGCAACCTTGCCGATCTGAAAGGCTTCACAGGTCTATACGGGCGCGTACTAACTCGCCTAGTGGAATACCCTATCTGGGTATTGTTGTTTACCATTGCCCTAATGATTTGCATTTTTGCAGGTTACGGTAAGTTTGGCAAAGGAGTGGAATTCTTTCCGGACATAGAACCTGAATCCGCCAACCTTGATATTCGTGCACGTGGCGACCTTTCCCTAGATGAGAAAGACATCTTGGTCAAGCAGGTTGAAGATCAAATCCTCGGCACACCAGAACTAAAGAGTGTCGTTGTACGATCTTATGCCACACCCGATAATAATTCTGCCCCAGACAGTATTGGCTCAATATCAATGGAATTTATTGATTGGTATGAACGCCCTTCTGCTAGCATCATTCTTGATCAGATTCGCGAAAAGACGAAACAGATACCTGGTATCGAAGTCAGCGCTGAAAAAGAGCAAGGTGGTCCACAATCCGGTGCAGATATTCAATTACAACTTAGCTCCAGCTATTCTGAGGCACTCAATCAAGCAGCGAACCAGATCACCAAAGAGCTGTTGCAGCGTGATGAAATTGTCAGCGTCAGTGATGATCGTTCCTTACCTGGTATTGAGTGGCGCATTGACATAAACCGAGAAGAAGCCAGTCGCTACGGAGTGGACGTAAATAGCCTGGGTAATGTGATCAAGCTGGTAACAACAGGCCTCACCTTGAGCGATTTTTTACCAGAAGGCGCAGATGACAAAATTGATATCGTTCTGCGCTACCCTGTAAATCAGCGTAACCTTGAACAATTGGATCAATTACAGATTCCAACCAACCAAGGCAGTATCCCTGCCAGCAACTTTATTGAACGTTATGCTGCCCCGAAACAAGGTGTGGTGAATCGTACTGAAGGAAAGAAAACCATTACCATAGATGCGGATGTTGTCGATGGTCTGGTTGTGGATGAAGTAATCAAGCAGATTAAAGCGAAATTGGATGCCTCAGATTTAGGAGAGACAGTGGATTATGAATTCCGCGGTAACACGGAAGAACAACAAAAATCCATGGTTTTCTTAACCAAAGCCTTTGGTGTGGCTTTCTTTATCATGGCAATCATTTTGGTCACGCAATTTAACAACTTCTTCCAATGTTTGTTGATATTAAGTGCGGTGATTTTCTCTACAATGGGTGTCTTCATTGGTCTAATGGTCAAAGGACAACCTTTTGGTGTGGTCATGAGTGGTGTGGGGGTTATTGCGTTAGCTGGTATTGTGGTGAACAACAATATCGTCTTAATCGATACTTTTAACGGTCTGCGCAAGCAAGGTATGAAAGTTCGCGAAGCCGCCATTCGAACTGGCGTTCAACGTCTACGCCCCGTCCTTTTGACGACCATCACCACCATTCTTGGCTTAGTTCCTATGGTGTTTCAATTAAACATTGATTTAGTGAATCAAGCATTGAGCATAGGTGCCCCTTCTGCCCAATGGTGGACGCAACTTTCCACCGCCATTGCTGGTGGCTTAACCTTTGCAACGCCACTGACCTTGATACTAACCCCCTGCTTACTGGTACTGGGATATCGTCGCAAAGAACGCAAACAGCAAGAAGTCTTGTTGGCTGCAGAGTCTCTGACAAGCGAGGCAAATACAAATGATGAGCAAACGCCTATTCATGCATCATGA